A genomic window from Litoreibacter janthinus includes:
- a CDS encoding ABC transporter permease, with product MALSEDTNERRPSRAPLSQTAWPFLKKVLMTLGSIAVTLLGLLFITFVIGRVMPIDPVLAIVGERASQSTYDAVYEQLGLDKPLLVQFLYYLWDVLHLDFGTSLLNARPVSEDIARVFPATLELATLGIIFGVLLGVPLGVLAAVRKGSWIDQVARVLALVGYSMPIFWLGLMGLLVFYGILGWVGGPGRVGIFYVDVVPSVTGLILVDSLLDGNWDVFKDAFSHIILPASLLGYYSLAYVSRMTRSFMLEQLSAEYVTTARVKGMSEWDVVWKHAFKNIRVQLITVIALSYANLLEGSVLTEIIFSWPGIGSYITTALLSADMNAVLGGTVVVGLIFILLNIFSDLLYKIFDPRAK from the coding sequence ATGGCCCTCTCCGAGGATACCAATGAGAGGCGCCCATCGCGGGCGCCTCTTTCCCAAACTGCATGGCCGTTCTTAAAAAAGGTGCTGATGACACTGGGCTCAATCGCAGTGACTCTTTTGGGGCTGTTGTTCATTACTTTCGTCATCGGGCGCGTTATGCCGATCGACCCCGTCCTCGCCATTGTGGGGGAGCGGGCGTCGCAGTCGACATACGACGCAGTGTACGAACAACTCGGCCTCGACAAACCGCTGCTGGTTCAATTTCTCTATTACCTATGGGACGTTCTGCACCTCGATTTCGGCACCTCCCTGTTGAACGCGCGGCCTGTATCCGAAGATATTGCGCGCGTTTTCCCAGCAACGTTAGAGCTCGCGACGCTTGGCATCATATTCGGTGTCTTGCTCGGGGTCCCGCTCGGTGTGCTCGCCGCAGTGCGCAAAGGGTCGTGGATCGACCAAGTCGCACGTGTGCTGGCCCTGGTCGGCTACTCAATGCCCATCTTCTGGCTCGGCCTGATGGGACTTCTGGTATTTTACGGCATCTTGGGATGGGTCGGCGGTCCGGGCCGCGTCGGGATTTTCTATGTCGATGTTGTTCCAAGCGTGACCGGATTGATCCTTGTCGACAGCCTGCTCGACGGCAACTGGGATGTTTTCAAGGACGCCTTCAGCCACATCATCCTGCCCGCGTCGCTACTGGGCTATTACTCGCTGGCCTATGTCAGCCGGATGACCCGTTCCTTCATGCTAGAGCAACTTAGCGCCGAATACGTTACCACCGCGCGCGTCAAAGGCATGTCCGAATGGGATGTTGTGTGGAAACACGCATTCAAGAATATCCGCGTGCAACTGATCACTGTAATCGCGCTCAGCTACGCCAACTTGCTGGAAGGTTCGGTTCTGACCGAGATCATCTTCAGCTGGCCCGGAATCGGAAGCTACATCACAACCGCGCTGCTCAGCGCAGACATGAACGCCGTGCTTGGCGGTACAGTTGTGGTCGGCCTGATCTTCATTCTGCTGAACATCTTCTCCGAT